AAAGAACTGATGGCTGATAGCAAATAGCGTAGGCAGGAGGAGAAACCCCTGTCTCTTGCCATCGGCTATAGGCGATCTGCTATAAGCTCCTCATATGAAGGTCACCAAACTCCTCCACACCCGCATGCGCGTCAGCGATCTGGACCAGACGATCCGGTTCTATACGAACGTGCTGGGTCTTGAAGTGGTCGAACGCAAGACCTCGCCGCGCGGATCACAGCTCGCCTTTTTGAAAGTCCCCAACAGCGACGAGTTGATCGAACTGACCAGCTTTCCCCCGAGCGGGCCTGTGAAGGTGCAGGAGGATCTGGTCCATCTCGCCTTTCAGGTGGAGAATCTTGACCACACCATCGCCTCGCTCACGTCAAAAGGCGTGAAGATCACGGACGGTCCCACACAGACCTCCTCCGGCAGCCGGTTCATCTTCATTGATGCCCCAGACGGCTATGAGATCGAATTGATCGAACGGCCTCACGGCGTGACGATCGTCTGATCATCACCTCCCTCTTTTCCTGCCGATTGGCTTCATGCTACCTTCGACGCCTGACAGCATCGCTTCACCCTGAAGGAGATTGGTATGAAGAACGGGTTTTTCCGCGGCCACGGCCTGGGCAACGACTACATCGTGATGGATCCAAAGGAACTGACGTTCAAACTCACACCGAAGAACATCAAAGCGGTCTGCGACCGCAATTGGGGCCTGGGCAGTGACGGCATCCTCGCCCTCGTCCCGACCAAGAAAGCCGACTTCGGCCTGCGCATTTACAACCCGGACGGCAGCGAAGCGGAAAAATCCGGCAACGGGTTGCGCATTTTCGCCCGCTACCTCCATGCGACCGGCAAGACGAAGAAAAAGCATTTCACGGTTGAGACGAAAGGCGGCCTCGTCACCATCGATCTGCATGTAGATCGCCATGGCGACGCCAGCGCCGTCACGGTCGAAATGGGGCAGGCCACGTTCAAACCGGCGGCGCTTCCTTGCACCCTCGGCGTGCCGGAATTGATTCAACAGCCGATCGACGCAGCCGGACAGTCGCTCCTGTTCACCGGCGTCAGTGTCGGCAATCCCCATTGCGTCGTTTTCAAGCCAACTGGGGAGTCCTGGTCGCGCGAAGAACTGCTGAAGCTCGGGCCTGTATTGGAAAACCACCCCCTCTTCCCCAAGCGGACGAATGTGCAATTGGCTGTCCCGACCGGGCCCAAGGAAATCTTCATCCTGATTTGGGAGCGCGGGGCCGGGGAGACGCAAGCCTCCGGTTCGTCCTCATGCGCGGCCGCGAGCGCGGCGGTGCGCCTGGGGCTGGTCAAGAGCCCCGTCACAGTCAAGATGCCGGGCGGCCAGCTCAACATCGAGGTCGCG
The nucleotide sequence above comes from Nitrospira sp.. Encoded proteins:
- a CDS encoding VOC family protein → MKVTKLLHTRMRVSDLDQTIRFYTNVLGLEVVERKTSPRGSQLAFLKVPNSDELIELTSFPPSGPVKVQEDLVHLAFQVENLDHTIASLTSKGVKITDGPTQTSSGSRFIFIDAPDGYEIELIERPHGVTIV
- the dapF gene encoding diaminopimelate epimerase, with product MKNGFFRGHGLGNDYIVMDPKELTFKLTPKNIKAVCDRNWGLGSDGILALVPTKKADFGLRIYNPDGSEAEKSGNGLRIFARYLHATGKTKKKHFTVETKGGLVTIDLHVDRHGDASAVTVEMGQATFKPAALPCTLGVPELIQQPIDAAGQSLLFTGVSVGNPHCVVFKPTGESWSREELLKLGPVLENHPLFPKRTNVQLAVPTGPKEIFILIWERGAGETQASGSSSCAAASAAVRLGLVKSPVTVKMPGGQLNIEVAPDFSLTMKGPVAEVARGSVSPSFLRGLK